A genomic window from Emys orbicularis isolate rEmyOrb1 chromosome 24, rEmyOrb1.hap1, whole genome shotgun sequence includes:
- the CIMAP1D gene encoding protein CIMAP1D, translated as MAEVGWRKAPTIAAHETGMLSGKPPVPFGVGRECPGPGQYHLPPTVGFVNHDYTKLTSPAYSFHRRLNNGMYFKDSSPGPCYYVDPQLTRCGRSGGPSYSMLARSKTLAQPRTPGPGRYSPEKAPPVTQRRPPSFTMGSRTKYRRVDPVPAPNSYALPSLLGSRVPSKPSSPSVTISGRNKHGGFSEDLSQTPGPGHYNRTDPNTYLHRAPAFSIRGRRSAPGAAFRTPGPGTHSPEKVTAHRTRAPAYSLGVRHSEFVTPLIVDVSQWGSNSLVSGHWP; from the exons ATGGCAGAGGTGGGATGGAGAAAGGCACCTACCATCGCTGCTCATGAGACCGGTATGCTTTCTGGGAAGCCCCCGGTTCCCTTTGGCGTGGGGCGAGAGT GCCCCGGGCCGGGACAGTACCATCTGCCTCCTACTGTCGGATTTGTCAACCACGACTACACCAAGTTAACCAGCCCAGCTTATTCCTTTCACAGGAGACTCAACAATGGCA TGTACTTTAAAGACTCAAGCCCAGGTCCCTGCTATTACGTGGACCCGCAACTCACTCGCTGTGGCAGGAGCGGAGGCCCATCCTATTCCATGCTGGCGAGATCAAAGACCCTGG CGCAGCCACGGACCCCTGGGCCAGGCAGGTACAGTCCAGAGAAAGCCCCACCTGTCACCCAGCGCAGGCCGCCGTCTTTCACCATGGGATCTCGTACCAAGTACCGGCGGGTGGATCCCGTCCCTGCCCCGAACAGCTACGCTCTCCCCTCACTGCTGGGCTCCAGGGTCCCCAGCAAACCGTCCAGCCCTAGTGTCACCATCTCAGGGCGGAACAAACATGGTGGCTTTTCTGAGGACTTGTCCCAAACGCCCGGCCCCGGCCATTACAACAGGACAGATCCCAACACCTACTTGCACCGGGCACCTGCCTTCTCCATTCGGGGGCGACGCAGTGCGCCCGGGGCCGCCTTCCGGACACCGGGGCCTGGAACGCACAGCCCCGAAAAGGTGACCGCCCACAGGACAAGAGCCCCAGCCTACTCCCTGGGTGTCCGGCACTCCGAATTTGTCACTCCTCTCATTGTGGATGTTTCCCAGTGGGGCAGCAATTCCCTGGTGTCAGGTCACTGGCCTTGA